DNA sequence from the Fusarium verticillioides 7600 chromosome 2, whole genome shotgun sequence genome:
ATATATgatatcaaaataaacttagcgAAGGTATGATTAACTTATTCTCAGTTAACTTAAGTCTTCTTATCATCTAGGATCAAGGTCTTGACTTGTTTCCCCCCTAGCTCCCTTTCCCCAAGCATTAACCAACTGTATAAGAAGTAATAAACATTCCTCACCCTCGATCACTTGCTTTTATCAGCATAATATAAGATAGTGGCTAAAGCGTCAAGTGAAAATATGACAAAAAGAATTGGCGAGTTAGGTACTTAACGTACCTAATATCCTGTGTGTTGTTCTCATCTGCTCCTGTTGCGAACCCAAAGCCTCCGTGTTCGTCGCATCGGTTGAACTTGACAAAACTTACCTAGAATTTATATCATCTTTGGTAAGGCAGTCTCAAGTTTGGGGATCTTTCTCACTGAGGCATGCCTTCCTGATACCATCCATAGATTATTATGGAAGCCACATCCCGTTCTCTGCAGGCACCTTATGTTGGATCTCCCCGTTTgatctctcttttccctctttcaAACCCCCATATCACATCAAAGTCTAGAATTCATACAATCATTCATATTCAATATTCATCATGGTTGCTGTACCTCCCCATCTCCTCCGAGCTATCTCGAAGAGCAAAGCAGCGACCCCCGAGCACCGAGAGATAGCACTAGCATCCCTTGCACACACAGAGCAGTTCTTGAAAAACATCCAGGAGCGTCGGGAGCAGTATTTGAAGACGTACAACCAAGTCCAGCAGCAGATCGTTCCTCCTGCACTCTTTCGAAATGTCATCGCTTCAGATCAAGCCGACGATGCACAGCGTTCAAGAGCCAAAAGGGGCCTTGAACATCTTGAAACTATCATCGGAAAAGTCAGAGGGGCACAGCAGGCGCTGGGCTCCTCGCAGTCCACAGAACCCGGGACCTCATATGTTGTCCAATCGCTGACTGCTACGGACGACCCTCCCTACCGTGCTGTGCATGACATACACGAAAGTTCAAATGAGGGCAAACTTCCTGGCGACCTCATTCGCGACAACGGGAAGAAGGAAGCCGATACAAGCAAGCCATCTTCTGATAAGGCTGTCAATGAGGCTTTTGACAACGTGGGACTCGTGTTGGGTTTCTACAAAAAGTTTTTCCAATGGCTGTCAATTGACAACAAGGATATGGACGTCATCAGTACTGTTCACTTTGGTAAACAATACGAAAATGCTTGTGAGTAGCAATTGCAGTGAACTTACTTGACTTCTACTAACAAGATCTATCTAGTCTGGGACCCAGAAAAGCTTCAGATGGTCTTCGGCGACGGCGGCGAGTTTCTCAACAACTTTACCGGATGCATCGATGTAATCGGCCATGAGCTTACACACGCAGTTACAGAGCACACAAGCCCTCTTGACTACTATGGTCAGGCCGGTGCTCTGAACGAGCATGTCTCAGATGCGTTCGGCATCATGGTGAAGCAAAGGGTTCAGGACGAGAAATCGGACGTTGCAGACTGGTTAATCGGCGAAGACTGCATTCTTCCTGGAGTCAAGGGCACTGCTCTGCGAAGCATGAAGGAGCCTGGAACTGCCTACGACGACCCGATTTTTGGCAAAGATCCGCAGGTTGGGCACATGAAGCAATTCAGGACAACATACGAGGATAACGGCGGAGTCCACATATATTCTGGGATCCCCAACAAAGCGTTCTATCTAGCTTCTGTCTCGTTCGGCGGATACTCTTAGGAAAAGGCTGGCAAGATTTGGTGGGCAGCTTTGAGATCAGGCAAAATCCCTCCAAAGTCTACGTTCAAGCAATTTGCAACTGCCACAGTAGACTGTGCGCAAGAGCTGTACGGGTCGGCTGATGCgaagaaagtcaagaaggCTTGGCTAGATGTCGGTGTTCTTGAGAGCGGCGTTGGTACTGATTCAAGCGGAGGTTGGTGCAGTATcctttgatgagtttaggCAAACCTAGAAGACATCCAACAACCTTAGTATGAACAGAGCCTAGAATATACTAAACTTCCCTCAGTCTTATCAGAGTTAACTCAACCATGTTTCCTTTTAGGATACTCCGTAgaggtcctaagttttcttgcccctcCCCGGCTGCCCGGCTTACATCAAACCTAGTCTCGGTGCAGAACTATGAAACAGCAGCACAGCGCCatcggggagcaagaaaatacaATTCTTTAGAAGATGGTGCTAAAATAAGCTTGGTAAAGAGTTCCCTACGCTTATGCCAtgttacctaagtcttttcatcatttaggatcgaaGTCCAGGGTTTTCTTTGCTTCCCTAGGCGCTTAGCCTTACCATTTTCCTTCCATGACAGCTCCACTCAACCCCAGGTTAACAAGGTCGCAATTATTGGTGGGAGAATGGTGAATGCGTAGTccgagattgatgagatgaaaggCTAAATAACTGGACTGTTTCGAATTGTTTCAATCATACGCGCTCCCGTAACTGTCCCCCACTTGACGATACAAACAAAATGATGTCGGCAAAGCTTTTTTTGGATGTGCTAGCATAGATACGTAAgtcatttcttctttcattACCCGGTAGATAGGTAGCCTTCATGACATATACTTGATGAAGCATGTCACTCGTCGTTCGTTATATGTAGACATATCTTTAAGCTTATTCCAATGATGCTTAAGTTAGAGCCAAGGCCAGTTAAGATTAATTCAAGCTTCAGTGTATCTCGGCTGCCAAGAAGTATGAGGCCGCGTTTCCGTGGTGGGCGAATTAAAGGGTACATGTTGCATCGTATCCTCTGACGAGACGTCGTCATATTGGGCTCGGGGTATTACTGACCGAGTATTCGAGATGATCAGACATGATTATTGTCGATCCGGAGATGCTGTATCCGTATCCGAGTTCTGTATGTGGtgatttctcttctttgttctgtCAACCTCCCAGAACGTCAGACCTGAAACTATTTAACTGGGCTCTAGTGATACCGGCCGAGCGCCGATGGCATGGTCCGGCATTGAGGATCCACTTCTGCTCCGGATTGTTGGCCCACCTCCCGTTTCAAATCCGGAGAATTATCCTATTCGTGTAAAGACGTTTCAAACCCTTGGAACAACCATCTTGTTCAATGTTGTCGACGGTAATTGATCATCACTGCGTCAGGGGTACAGCGTTCAATAATCAGGACGACTGAGCACGACATCtcgcgatggcttcataTATAAGAACCTCGCTGTGACCACAaaatctcctcttctgtcctTCATCCTTCACTCCTCTATTCCAACTCTTTTTCAATCATTACTTTCTGGACTGGTTCCGACTTCcactctttctttttcatACCATTTCTTGATATATACACTTAAAATCGTCAACATGAAGTTCCTcggtcttctcaacctcgctGCTCTGGTCAGCGCCGTCCCTACTCCTACCTTCCAGGAGGCCGGAAAGACTCTCGGCAAGCGAGCTGCCATCACCGACGCTGCCAACATTGGTTACGCTACGCAGAACGGCGGTACTACCggcggtgctggtggtgctaCCGTGACCGTCTCTTCTCTCGCCGAGTTCAGCAAGGCTGCTGAGTCGGAGGGCAAACAGGTCATCTACGTCAAGGGTCAGATCTCTGGAAACAACAAGATCCGCGTCAAGTCTGACAAGACCATCGTCGGTGCCGCTGGTGCTtctcttgacaacattggTCTTTacatcaacaagcagaagAACGTCATCGTTcgcaacctcaagatcaagaacgtTGTTGCTGGCAACGGTGATGCCATCGGTATCCAGAAGTCCACCAACGTCTGGGTCGACCACTGCGAGCTATCCTCCGACTtgtccaaggacaaggacttcTATGACGGTCTCCTCGATGTCACTCACGCCTCTGACTTCGTCACCGTGTCCAACACCCACTTCCACGATCACCACAAGGCTTCTCTCGTCGGCCACTCCGACAGCAACGGCTCCGAGGACAAGGGCACTCTCCACGTCACCTACGCCAACAACCACTGGTCCAGCATTGGATCTCGCGCTCCCTCTGTCCGCTTCGGTTTCGTCcacgtcttcaacaactacTACGAGGATATCAGCGTGACTGGTGTCAACTCCCGTATGGGTGCCCAGGTTCTTGTTGAGTCTACCACCTTCTCCAGCTCTAAGAAGGCTCTCACCTCCAAGGACTCCAAGGAGACTGGTACCATCTCTGTCAACGATGTCAACCTGGGCGGTTCCACCAACGATGCTCCCAAGGgctccatctccaagtccaACATTCCCTACCAGTACTCTCTTGTCGGTTcctccaaggtcaagtcGGCTGTTGTCGGTGTTGCTGGTGCCACTCTTAAGCTGTAAGCGGTGATGCTCATTGCCTGGGCTTCTTCGCCAGCGGCATCGTTGGCGAAATGAAGAGCTTCGTTTACGATGTATATAATTTTTGAAGGAACATAAATAATCAATAGATTACTTATCACATCTTGCTATCTCTATTCAGTGTGTATTGTCTATCAAATCGTAGTCCTAAGTGATCACTCAATGTAGAAAGTAGTAAGAAAAAGCGACTGAACAAGAGTACAACTACTACAACTACTAAATTCAATAAGAAGGTTTACGCATACCTAAATTAGAAACTAGTCTCGCACTCAGTGAAGGAAGCTTTCTGCATGGGGCCTATGATGCATATTTTAAGGTTATACTCGGGCCATCCATCCTACGGTCCTCTCGTCACAAAGTGTTTTCCTGTTAGGCATCATTTGCATACTCATAggttttttcttcttctttgtttttCCTCAGCAACATACAATTATAGCAACATGAGTTTCCATAAAAGCCAACAATATTCCGGACTTCTCCCAAAAAACCGATATACTCGGGATCTGTACATCAGCTGGGATTATACGCGGGTTCAAGGTCCACTTACTCCTCAAGTGCTTCAGGTAACAGTCCACCAAGGGGTTCAGTTCGGTCCTGATTGTAAGATTTCTAATGAGCTTACGGAGTATTCCTTCTAAGACTTGGCTGGCAAGGTCATGATTCCTGACCCTCAGCATGTGTCATGCTGAGCCCCTGAAGCCTCGTTCGCAACCCATCCCAAAATTCCTCCACCTCTTAAGTCTCGAGGAACTTTTGATAGCAGCTCACGCACGTCAGCTGCGGTCAAATCTTGGCAAACCCTGACTACCTCTTCCAGTTTCCTTCCCAGGTCATGTTCTCCGGGTCCAAGCATTAGATTCAACTCAACATCTGTTGCCCCTGCTGCGAGACATAGTATCAGGAGCTTCACCCCTGGGTCACCTCCGAAGGCGCCACAGCCCCAGAGCCCAGTGAAGACGGAATTTCCTTTGTAGGATGAAAACCCATTTGCTGATTTGTTGATTTCGCGATCAATGTTCTCACGAGATAAGTCGGGCAACCCAGTGTCTTCTGAGTGTTCAAGCATGTCCATCTCCAAAGCGTCCATGAAGACAAGACGTCCTCCCCTCCATGATTTCTTCCATTCTCCGAAGTCTTCTGATGGCGGCGTAGGATGTATCGTCCATTCAATGTTACGCCTTTGACCTTTCATATCAACCATCGCTCTCGCTCCAGAAACAGTGATGACTGTGTCGTCTGTGAGACGAGGCGCAACCAGGACCACGGGATAGGCTTCAGGAGCAATCCCGACAAAGATTTCTTCTTGTGTGGCGGATTGACCAAACCCGATGACCTTGTTGGATGATACAACAgctgctcctccttcaccttgaACTTCTGGATTATGTGTATTTGATGTGTGAGCGTCCAGGAAGTTCACCTGTAGCTTTGCTAACTTCACAGCCTCTAGTGAGACTGGCTTTCCTAGATGAAGTTGGTATGAGACAGAACCGTGAGCCGTTTTGGGCGCAACTTGATGGTCTTCCAAAAGAGCTCTGGCTTCAGGTATACTCTCAAAGTAAGTAAACAAAGCTTCCAGGTACATCTGGACTGCGGTAGGATGCCGTTGCTCGGATGAGAACAATATGCCGAGGTCTTGATATCCATCGTCGTCCCTTTGAGGTGTGAATGAGCAGAGGAATTGATGTGCCACAAGACAAGCAACTTGCCCACGACTTAGATGCAGCGGATGTCCCGGCTgaagcagctcaagctttccATCAGGAAAGTAGATAGGCAACGCGAGTGCAATATCGTGAATCTTTGGCCAAATAGTATCAAGTATAGCAGCTTCGCCTCGCTGTTCAAGGAGCTGTTTCAGAAAGCCATAGTCACTATCATGACATGTCTCTGCGTTGGCGGCAATTGTTTGTAGCCGATCAATCAGCTGCGCGATACTTGACACAGGCGTGCAGAGAAGGTGCTTCAAGAGCGGCCAAAATGGTATtttgccattctcatcttcttcgacttccGCATCGTCGGGAAGGTCACTGAAGCGGTCGAGTATACGACAGGATACAGAATtgggaagatgaaagaaCTGCGGGCGAGATGGCATTGTGATGATTTGCAGTAGAAGTAAGTTAGGGCTTGGAAAGCGGCATTGTGGATTAGTTCTCTGATTTTCATTAAGAATTCGAAGTCAATCAGAGCGAACTGTGTTGTGTTATAACTAATAGATTTGTAGAGCTACCTTGAATGGAGATGAGTCTTCGCCGACAAATGACCCCTCATCAACTTTCAACTGGATCGAGGTCTCCACCGAGACGATTAGATCCATCACC
Encoded proteins:
- a CDS encoding pectate lyase, with the protein product MKFLGLLNLAALVSAVPTPTFQEAGKTLGKRAAITDAANIGYATQNGGTTGGAGGATVTVSSLAEFSKAAESEGKQVIYVKGQISGNNKIRVKSDKTIVGAAGASLDNIGLYINKQKNVIVRNLKIKNVVAGNGDAIGIQKSTNVWVDHCELSSDLSKDKDFYDGLLDVTHASDFVTVSNTHFHDHHKASLVGHSDSNGSEDKGTLHVTYANNHWSSIGSRAPSVRFGFVHVFNNYYEDISVTGVNSRMGAQVLVESTTFSSSKKALTSKDSKETGTISVNDVNLGGSTNDAPKGSISKSNIPYQYSLVGSSKVKSAVVGVAGATLKL